One window from the genome of Enterococcus haemoperoxidus ATCC BAA-382 encodes:
- a CDS encoding 5-methyltetrahydropteroyltriglutamate--homocysteine S-methyltransferase, with protein sequence MPNNNQLVPFRYDIVGSFLRPESLKNARDAFANSKITKEQLIQIEDQTIIDLIEKQKKIGLHAITDGEFRRRWWHLDFIASLNGITVYDFQTTAFGIATQAQGTYVSGPLSFPKDHPFLEHFRFTQKHAAPVLAKQTIPGPNMIFLDSLILSKQYNENPIYNSLEAFKKDLITTYQEAIQAFYDAGCRYLQLDDTSWGGLFDDRFRDMITVNGLDADQLLCDFQEVTEKSLANKPADLAVTFHFCKGNFQSHWLYNGSYETIAKNLFSIEAFDGFFLEYDDERSGGFEPLKDLRDQRIVLGLVTTKKGQLEDTADIIKRIEEASQIVPLDQICLSPQCGFASTHEGNHLTEEDQWKKIELVKTIAEAIWQDA encoded by the coding sequence ATGCCGAACAACAACCAACTTGTCCCTTTCCGATATGATATTGTAGGCAGCTTTCTACGGCCTGAATCATTGAAAAATGCACGTGATGCATTTGCAAATAGCAAAATAACAAAAGAGCAATTGATCCAAATCGAAGATCAAACAATTATTGATTTAATTGAAAAACAAAAAAAAATCGGTCTTCACGCTATTACAGATGGTGAATTTCGTCGACGTTGGTGGCATTTAGATTTTATTGCAAGTTTAAACGGTATCACTGTCTATGATTTTCAAACAACTGCCTTTGGTATTGCTACACAAGCTCAAGGAACTTATGTTAGTGGACCTTTATCTTTTCCAAAAGACCATCCATTTCTTGAGCATTTTCGATTTACTCAAAAACATGCTGCACCTGTCTTGGCAAAACAGACGATTCCTGGACCAAATATGATTTTTTTAGATTCACTGATTCTCTCAAAGCAATACAATGAAAATCCAATTTACAACTCTTTGGAGGCATTCAAAAAAGATCTTATTACAACTTATCAAGAAGCGATTCAAGCATTTTACGATGCTGGCTGTCGCTATTTACAACTTGATGATACAAGTTGGGGTGGATTATTCGACGATCGCTTCCGTGACATGATTACAGTTAATGGCTTAGATGCTGACCAATTACTATGTGATTTCCAAGAAGTCACAGAAAAATCCTTAGCAAATAAGCCCGCTGACCTTGCAGTTACTTTCCATTTTTGCAAAGGGAATTTCCAGTCTCATTGGCTATATAATGGTTCTTATGAAACCATTGCTAAAAATCTATTTTCCATTGAAGCATTTGATGGTTTCTTCTTAGAATATGATGATGAACGCTCTGGTGGATTTGAACCGCTTAAAGATTTGAGGGATCAACGAATCGTGTTAGGATTAGTCACCACCAAAAAGGGACAACTAGAAGATACTGCTGATATTATCAAACGCATTGAAGAAGCGAGTCAAATTGTTCCTTTAGATCAGATTTGTTTATCTCCACAATGCGGATTTGCCTCTACACATGAAGGCAATCATTTAACTGAAGAAGATCAGTGGAAAAAAATAGAACTAGTAAAAACGATTGCTGAAGCAATTTGGCAAGACGCTTAA
- the efbA gene encoding fibronectin-binding protein EfbA → MSFDGVFTHAMVSELSETLATGRISKIHQPYENEIILVIRTKGKNHKLLLSAHPSYARVQLTEIAYANPDTPPNFVMMLRKFLEGAILEKIHQIDNDRVIHFTFTKRDELGDLQNIVLIVELMGRHSTIVLINKENGKILDAIKHIGSSQNSYRSLLPGVEYIDPPKQDLQNPFLASKEKVFEILSKTSEINGKYLQGQFQGLGKDTADEIAFRLNERPNEKMLVWQSFWSSIENELAPTLTITEKKEFFTPLPFSSLEGKQENFVNLSKLLDTFYGGKAEKDRVKQQGGELIHKIENELKRNQSKVVKLQQTLADTEHAENYRRDGELLTTFMAQVPKGAEFVELPNYYEEDHLLKIKLNPALTPNQNAQKYFQKYQKLKNAVKVVHGQIEQANQEIGYLESVLSQLEIAGPMDIQMIREELIEQGYVKNRGAKKQKQPKKSKPEEFYSTDGSLILVGRNNLQNDQLTLRTAKKTDIWLHAKDIPGSHVIIKDTDPSKETLLEAANLAAYYSKYRLSAQVPVDYVQVKHVHKPNGAKPGYVIYENQKTIYVTPDEQLLETLKSAKQN, encoded by the coding sequence ATGTCATTTGATGGCGTATTTACTCATGCAATGGTCTCCGAATTGTCCGAGACTTTAGCTACAGGGCGGATTTCAAAAATTCATCAGCCTTACGAAAATGAAATTATCTTAGTTATCCGTACTAAAGGGAAAAATCATAAATTACTTTTATCGGCTCATCCAAGTTATGCTCGAGTCCAACTTACAGAAATTGCGTATGCAAATCCTGACACACCGCCAAACTTTGTTATGATGTTGCGAAAGTTTCTTGAAGGTGCCATTTTAGAAAAGATTCATCAAATCGATAATGATCGAGTGATCCACTTTACTTTCACCAAAAGAGATGAACTAGGTGATCTGCAAAATATCGTTCTTATCGTTGAACTTATGGGTAGACACAGTACGATCGTTTTGATAAACAAAGAAAATGGCAAAATTTTGGATGCGATCAAACATATTGGTAGCTCTCAAAACAGTTATCGTTCTTTACTGCCTGGTGTTGAATACATTGACCCACCAAAACAAGATCTGCAAAATCCATTTTTAGCAAGTAAAGAAAAAGTTTTTGAAATCCTTTCAAAAACAAGTGAAATAAATGGAAAGTATTTACAAGGTCAATTTCAAGGTCTAGGTAAAGACACCGCAGACGAGATAGCCTTTCGTTTAAATGAACGACCTAATGAAAAAATGCTTGTATGGCAGTCATTTTGGTCTTCTATAGAAAATGAACTCGCACCAACTTTAACAATAACAGAGAAAAAAGAATTTTTTACGCCCCTTCCCTTCTCATCTCTTGAAGGAAAACAAGAAAATTTTGTAAATCTTAGCAAACTGTTAGATACATTTTATGGCGGAAAAGCTGAAAAAGACCGCGTTAAGCAACAAGGCGGAGAGCTGATCCATAAAATTGAAAATGAGCTTAAACGAAACCAAAGCAAAGTTGTAAAACTTCAGCAAACATTAGCAGACACCGAACATGCAGAAAACTATCGTCGTGACGGTGAGCTTCTAACAACGTTTATGGCTCAAGTACCAAAAGGTGCTGAATTCGTTGAATTGCCAAATTACTACGAAGAAGATCATTTACTAAAAATTAAACTAAATCCAGCCCTTACACCAAATCAAAATGCTCAAAAATACTTTCAAAAATATCAAAAACTAAAAAATGCAGTGAAAGTTGTTCATGGTCAAATCGAACAAGCCAATCAAGAAATCGGCTATTTAGAATCTGTTTTGTCACAATTGGAAATTGCAGGTCCGATGGATATTCAAATGATTCGTGAGGAATTGATCGAGCAAGGGTATGTTAAAAATCGCGGTGCAAAAAAACAGAAACAACCAAAGAAAAGTAAACCAGAAGAATTCTATTCAACTGACGGTAGCCTGATTCTTGTAGGCCGCAACAATCTACAAAATGATCAGCTCACACTTAGAACGGCTAAAAAAACGGATATTTGGTTGCATGCAAAAGATATTCCTGGCTCTCATGTAATCATTAAAGATACTGATCCTTCCAAGGAAACTTTGTTGGAAGCTGCCAATCTTGCTGCCTATTACTCTAAATATCGTTTATCTGCCCAAGTTCCTGTTGATTATGTTCAAGTAAAACATGTTCATAAACCGAATGGTGCTAAACCAGGATATGTTATTTATGAAAATCAAAAAACGATTTATGTAACGCCAGATGAGCAATTACTGGAAACATTAAAGAGCGCAAAACAAAACTAA
- a CDS encoding penicillin-binding transpeptidase domain-containing protein, translated as MKKIKDLINSRNLSTTKNRKRVGVIVLFLAVLIFLLFTIRLSYILITGKVAGTSLSEKTKELYEVHETLDAKRGSIFDKDGNVLVEDSSAFSLYAILDENYTDLEGKKLYVQEKDWATIAEIFEKHVKIEKEMTLKQLKPSVNEAGETVTTVEFGTNGKNLSFETKRSIEEELAKQKISGIYFREEKKRAYQVGNFASYFIGYTNTDDQGNEHGVMGIEEAYDEKLSGKNGSRSYEKNSAFGDVKPGSVKEKKRVDGSDIYTTLDSNLQFYLEELLDDAAQKYQPEHITATLMEAKTGNILATSQRPSFELDTRKGLDDPNTARWSNILVEDVYEPGSTMKSMMVASAIEENKFNESEQFPSGSIKVDDATINDWNNGVGEGNMTFRQGLAWSSNVGMVTLQERMPDLWQEYLKKFGFGQSTNFGLAGEAAGEIQNKTTVDRAMTSYGQGISVTHLQMLQAYTAIANGGKMLKPTIVSKVVSSNGEETITQPETVGTPISSETAGKVLEYMKDVTVDPKYGMGKEYAIDGINVSAKTGTAEFFENGAYQKQEYLHSVVTITPTEDPKYIFYMTLKKPLLEGISANDIISNVSNNLVKRAMVARD; from the coding sequence ATGAAAAAAATAAAAGACCTAATTAATAGTCGTAATCTTTCAACAACTAAAAATCGAAAACGAGTTGGCGTGATTGTTTTGTTTCTAGCCGTTTTGATTTTTTTACTCTTTACAATTCGATTATCCTATATTCTGATTACTGGCAAAGTTGCTGGAACGTCTCTTTCTGAAAAGACGAAAGAGCTGTATGAGGTTCATGAGACATTAGACGCAAAACGAGGATCGATTTTTGATAAAGATGGTAATGTCCTAGTCGAAGATTCGAGCGCATTTTCGTTATACGCTATTTTAGATGAAAACTATACCGATTTAGAAGGTAAAAAACTATACGTCCAAGAAAAAGATTGGGCAACAATTGCTGAAATTTTTGAAAAACATGTAAAAATAGAGAAAGAGATGACCTTGAAACAATTAAAACCGAGTGTAAATGAAGCCGGAGAGACAGTTACAACAGTTGAATTTGGTACAAATGGGAAAAATTTAAGTTTTGAAACAAAAAGAAGTATTGAAGAAGAGCTGGCAAAGCAAAAAATTTCAGGTATTTATTTTAGAGAAGAGAAAAAGCGTGCCTATCAAGTTGGTAATTTCGCTTCATATTTTATCGGTTATACCAACACAGACGACCAAGGAAATGAACATGGGGTCATGGGGATCGAAGAAGCTTATGATGAAAAGCTATCTGGTAAAAATGGCTCTCGTAGTTATGAGAAAAACTCTGCATTCGGTGATGTAAAACCAGGAAGTGTAAAAGAAAAAAAACGTGTCGATGGAAGTGATATATACACCACGTTAGATAGCAATTTACAGTTTTATCTGGAAGAGTTATTAGACGATGCTGCACAAAAATACCAACCAGAGCATATCACAGCCACTTTGATGGAAGCAAAAACGGGGAATATACTAGCAACCTCTCAACGTCCATCTTTTGAATTAGACACAAGAAAAGGGTTAGATGACCCAAACACTGCTCGTTGGAGTAATATTTTGGTAGAAGATGTTTATGAACCAGGTTCGACAATGAAAAGCATGATGGTCGCAAGTGCAATTGAAGAAAATAAGTTTAACGAAAGTGAACAGTTTCCCTCAGGAAGTATCAAAGTCGATGATGCCACAATCAATGATTGGAATAATGGTGTTGGAGAAGGAAATATGACATTTAGACAAGGTCTAGCTTGGTCAAGTAATGTCGGAATGGTGACACTTCAAGAGCGGATGCCTGATTTGTGGCAAGAGTATCTTAAGAAATTTGGTTTTGGTCAAAGCACGAATTTTGGTTTAGCTGGTGAGGCTGCTGGAGAAATACAGAATAAAACAACAGTAGACAGAGCAATGACCTCGTATGGTCAAGGAATCTCTGTTACTCACTTGCAAATGCTTCAGGCTTATACGGCAATTGCTAACGGTGGGAAAATGCTGAAACCTACTATTGTTAGTAAAGTTGTTTCTTCAAATGGGGAGGAAACAATCACTCAACCTGAAACAGTTGGAACACCAATTTCAAGTGAAACTGCGGGGAAAGTCTTGGAATATATGAAAGATGTGACAGTGGATCCTAAGTATGGTATGGGAAAAGAATATGCGATAGATGGAATAAATGTCTCAGCTAAAACAGGGACAGCAGAATTTTTTGAAAATGGTGCATATCAAAAACAAGAATATTTACATTCTGTGGTAACGATCACCCCAACTGAAGATCCTAAATATATCTTTTATATGACACTTAAAAAACCATTGTTGGAAGGTATATCGGCAAATGACATTATTTCTAATGTTTCTAATAATTTAGTCAAGCGAGCAATGGTTGCTCGTGATTAA
- a CDS encoding 5-methyltetrahydropteroyltriglutamate--homocysteine S-methyltransferase, producing the protein MTTIKEIPFRYDQVGSFLRPAALKTARENFLNQRISAEELKIIEDQAIIELINQQVANGLKAVTDGEFRRSWWHLDFLWGLNGVEQTTPEHGYQFNAVETRAASYQISDKVTFNPNHPFFEAFTFLNEHTPEGIFAKATIPSPTLLFNRKSDTFTYASYTDENVFIDDLAKAYHQTILKFYDLGCRYLQLDDTSWGMYTGFIENAKNDEEIKHWQQQCEAGVTVVNQLLKGLPEDLTITMHVCRGNYKSDWAIAGPYDHVATYLAELNIDGYFLEYDDDRSGGFEPLAQIYENGPAKKVVLGLVTSKFPELESRERLTKRITEASTYIPLENLCLSPQCGFASTEEGNHLTEEEQWAKVRLVVETAKQVWQDA; encoded by the coding sequence ATGACAACCATTAAAGAGATTCCATTTCGTTACGATCAAGTGGGAAGTTTTTTACGACCTGCAGCATTAAAAACAGCAAGAGAAAATTTTTTAAATCAAAGAATTTCTGCTGAAGAATTAAAAATAATAGAAGATCAAGCAATCATCGAGCTGATCAATCAGCAAGTTGCAAATGGTTTAAAAGCAGTAACTGATGGTGAATTTCGTCGCAGTTGGTGGCATTTGGATTTTCTTTGGGGCTTAAATGGTGTTGAGCAAACCACGCCTGAACACGGCTATCAATTTAATGCTGTGGAAACAAGAGCTGCTTCTTATCAAATTTCAGATAAGGTCACTTTCAATCCGAATCATCCATTTTTTGAAGCTTTTACATTTTTAAATGAGCATACACCAGAAGGAATCTTCGCTAAAGCAACAATCCCTTCCCCAACATTGCTATTTAACCGTAAAAGTGATACTTTTACCTATGCAAGTTACACAGATGAGAACGTCTTTATCGACGATTTAGCTAAAGCCTATCATCAAACAATTTTAAAATTTTATGATTTAGGTTGTCGTTATCTTCAACTAGATGATACATCTTGGGGAATGTATACTGGTTTCATTGAAAATGCTAAAAACGATGAAGAAATCAAACACTGGCAACAACAATGTGAGGCTGGGGTTACTGTAGTAAATCAATTGCTTAAAGGTTTACCTGAAGATTTAACCATCACAATGCATGTTTGCCGCGGTAATTATAAATCCGACTGGGCGATTGCAGGTCCTTACGATCATGTTGCTACTTATTTAGCAGAGTTGAACATCGATGGCTATTTCTTAGAATATGACGATGATCGTTCTGGCGGATTTGAGCCATTAGCACAAATCTATGAAAATGGACCTGCTAAAAAAGTTGTTCTGGGATTAGTTACTTCTAAGTTCCCTGAATTAGAGTCAAGAGAACGTTTAACGAAACGAATTACAGAAGCCTCAACCTATATTCCTTTGGAAAACTTGTGTCTTTCACCTCAATGTGGCTTTGCTTCTACAGAAGAAGGAAATCATTTGACAGAAGAGGAACAATGGGCAAAAGTTAGATTGGTTGTCGAAACTGCAAAACAAGTTTGGCAAGATGCTTAA